A genome region from Hymenobacter tibetensis includes the following:
- a CDS encoding glycosyltransferase 87 family protein, with translation MPTPSAVRPVHLLALLSSGLAYGALAYATPRTQFGQLLALLAVAFGLYVYLLKSGLPLRAGLLAALLLRLLWLPALPSFSDDYHRFRWDGLLVAHGINPYQYRPDELMAEQEAQRISADSTFQQLTPATSQRLAPIRPTLATLYPKLNSPHYYSVYPPVCQAAFGLASGLFPATEVGAVLVLRLLVLLAEAATAALLLALLRAFGQPLERVLWYLLNPLVLVELTGNLHFEALMICFGLLALWLLVRGRQTISALALGLAIGTKLLPLLMLPLLVRRLSWRQFIVYSAVAGGTVVVLFLPFVSLDLLRNINRSLTLYFSKFEFNASVYYVVRTVVFWRTGYNEIALIGPALGRTTAAFALLLAWREKPVTWPTLPRTLLFTLAIYYFLATVVHPWYVAPLVALSVFTSYRFALVWSGMVVLSYSTYQTSAYLENPWLVGLEYVIVLVVLAWELRRGTHAAPSNTTRTL, from the coding sequence TTGCCCACTCCGTCTGCTGTTCGGCCTGTTCATTTACTGGCGTTGCTCTCCTCTGGATTGGCATACGGGGCATTGGCCTACGCCACCCCCAGAACCCAGTTCGGCCAGTTGCTAGCCTTGCTGGCCGTGGCATTTGGCTTGTATGTATACCTGTTGAAGTCTGGGTTGCCGCTGCGAGCCGGCTTACTTGCAGCGCTGCTCTTGCGCCTGCTGTGGCTACCTGCCCTGCCTAGCTTCTCCGACGACTACCACCGTTTCCGCTGGGACGGACTCTTGGTAGCACACGGCATCAATCCCTACCAATACCGCCCCGATGAACTGATGGCGGAGCAAGAGGCCCAACGCATTTCTGCTGATTCCACCTTTCAGCAACTCACTCCCGCCACCAGCCAACGCCTAGCTCCTATCCGGCCAACGCTAGCAACACTATATCCTAAACTCAACTCGCCGCACTACTACTCGGTGTACCCGCCGGTGTGCCAAGCGGCATTCGGGTTGGCATCGGGGTTGTTTCCAGCCACTGAAGTAGGAGCCGTGCTGGTGCTGCGGCTGCTGGTGCTGCTGGCTGAGGCCGCTACAGCGGCACTGCTCTTGGCGCTCTTACGTGCGTTCGGGCAGCCTTTAGAACGGGTGCTGTGGTATCTTCTCAACCCCCTGGTGCTGGTGGAGTTGACCGGTAACCTGCATTTTGAGGCCCTGATGATTTGCTTCGGGCTGCTGGCGCTATGGTTGCTAGTGCGTGGCAGACAAACCATTTCAGCACTGGCTCTGGGCCTAGCCATCGGCACGAAACTGCTGCCGTTGCTTATGCTGCCGTTGCTGGTACGGCGGCTCAGTTGGCGGCAGTTTATTGTGTACTCAGCGGTAGCAGGCGGCACAGTTGTGGTACTCTTCTTACCATTTGTTTCGCTTGATCTACTGCGAAATATCAACCGTAGTCTCACGCTTTACTTTAGCAAGTTTGAATTTAACGCCAGCGTGTACTATGTCGTACGCACGGTGGTTTTCTGGCGTACTGGCTACAATGAAATTGCGCTTATTGGGCCAGCACTGGGACGGACTACAGCCGCGTTTGCACTGCTGCTGGCGTGGCGGGAAAAACCTGTTACCTGGCCTACGTTGCCTCGGACCTTACTATTTACGCTGGCCATCTACTACTTCTTGGCTACGGTGGTACACCCCTGGTATGTGGCGCCTTTGGTGGCTTTAAGCGTTTTCACCTCCTACCGTTTTGCGCTGGTATGGTCTGGCATGGTAGTGCTGTCGTACTCAACCTATCAAACCAGCGCCTACCTTGAAAACCCGTGGCTGGTGGGGCTGGAATACGTAATCGTGCTAGTGGTGCTGGCCTGGGAACTACGGCGCGGCACACATGCAGCTCCGAGCAACACAACCCGTACGCTGTAG